A single Carnobacterium inhibens subsp. inhibens DSM 13024 DNA region contains:
- the comGC gene encoding competence type IV pilus major pilin ComGC, producing MRCKEKLNQKGFTLIEMVMVLFIISVLMLLIVPNVVKQKNQIDTQGTEALVTVIQTQVELYELDGHTEAATFSALESQGYLSAKQVKQATAKSISITNGIVSSSK from the coding sequence ATGAGATGTAAAGAGAAATTGAATCAAAAAGGTTTTACACTAATTGAAATGGTTATGGTTCTTTTTATCATTTCAGTATTGATGCTGCTTATTGTTCCAAACGTAGTAAAACAAAAAAATCAAATTGACACTCAAGGTACAGAAGCCTTAGTGACAGTCATTCAAACTCAAGTTGAACTATATGAATTGGACGGTCATACAGAAGCCGCTACCTTTTCTGCTTTGGAAAGTCAGGGTTATTTATCTGCTAAACAAGTTAAACAAGCAACAGCTAAATCGATTAGTATCACAAATGGTATTGTGAGTTCGAGTAAATAA
- the comGD gene encoding competence type IV pilus minor pilin ComGD, giving the protein MRELDEKGMLLVELVLVLFIAAALLFIPTIYTKQTKIHLENQLFVEELQSQLTAIQNYAVLSGEVTAMIVSSQHKSIQFRVIDDEQNELNGVIYLPETVTTPTYKVYHFNAYSGNLRNFDTLVFFINNERHTMTFQLGSGRYKWQ; this is encoded by the coding sequence ATGAGAGAGTTAGATGAAAAAGGGATGTTGCTGGTTGAGTTGGTCCTTGTTCTATTCATTGCAGCTGCATTACTATTCATTCCAACAATATATACTAAGCAAACTAAAATTCATTTAGAAAATCAATTATTTGTTGAAGAATTACAAAGCCAACTAACAGCTATTCAAAACTATGCTGTTTTGTCTGGAGAAGTAACCGCAATGATTGTGTCATCTCAACACAAGTCGATTCAATTTAGAGTTATTGATGATGAACAGAATGAACTGAATGGAGTGATTTACTTACCTGAGACAGTCACCACTCCTACATATAAAGTTTATCATTTTAATGCGTATAGTGGGAATTTACGTAATTTTGATACATTAGTTTTTTTTATAAATAATGAAAGACACACTATGACATTTCAGTTAGGAAGTGGCCGTTATAAATGGCAATAA
- a CDS encoding type II secretion system protein — protein sequence MAIKKINQKGYLLIESLVAFSILSICIVIYLPFVVGMLKKVDAEKTAVEMYRIQYEQLQKIEQQQPIDKIWETGGKVFTIEQATTTTQKGVRIKYGEEEIFTEILSFQKSNP from the coding sequence ATGGCAATAAAAAAAATAAACCAAAAAGGATATTTGTTGATTGAAAGTTTAGTAGCATTTTCTATTTTAAGTATATGCATTGTTATTTATCTTCCATTTGTAGTAGGTATGTTAAAAAAAGTTGATGCTGAAAAAACAGCTGTTGAAATGTACCGTATCCAGTATGAACAACTACAAAAAATCGAACAGCAACAACCGATTGATAAAATATGGGAGACCGGAGGAAAAGTATTTACGATTGAACAAGCAACCACTACTACTCAAAAGGGAGTAAGGATAAAATATGGAGAAGAAGAAATTTTTACTGAAATCCTTTCTTTTCAAAAATCCAATCCTTAA
- the comGF gene encoding competence type IV pilus minor pilin ComGF: MEKKKFLLKSFLFKNPILNQKGFTLLEALAALFILMLCISLLSFVTTQYHSIRKQTFEDRQLEWHMFLNQLDYSFEGLIFVKAKSNELQFKVLDEKGELKETIYYERYYEMVRRRTGSGGHHPMLMKVKSIDFSQNDSFVEITVTFLNQETYHAQISIENNLEGVQNE; encoded by the coding sequence ATGGAGAAGAAGAAATTTTTACTGAAATCCTTTCTTTTCAAAAATCCAATCCTTAATCAAAAAGGTTTTACGCTATTAGAAGCTTTAGCAGCTTTATTTATTTTAATGCTATGTATTTCTCTTTTAAGCTTTGTAACGACACAATACCATTCCATACGCAAGCAAACTTTTGAAGATCGACAGCTTGAGTGGCATATGTTTTTGAATCAACTGGACTATAGTTTTGAAGGTTTAATTTTTGTGAAAGCAAAATCTAATGAGCTTCAGTTTAAAGTGCTAGATGAAAAAGGAGAACTCAAAGAAACGATTTATTATGAACGGTACTATGAAATGGTCAGACGTCGAACTGGATCTGGGGGGCACCATCCTATGTTGATGAAAGTCAAATCCATTGATTTTAGCCAAAACGATTCATTTGTAGAAATAACCGTAACCTTTTTGAACCAAGAAACCTATCATGCACAAATATCTATCGAGAATAACTTAGAAGGTGTTCAAAATGAATGA